The Streptosporangiales bacterium genome has a window encoding:
- a CDS encoding methyltransferase domain-containing protein — MGPTGSVDGVDLAPAMVALTSADIEKRGVANARVRVGDAAAPDFAPGGFDAVLGGFMMFLLPDPAAALDAYASLLVRGGRLAFSTYGQRDQHDAARAILRRWAGDPPPARVKDVFDDPDAIAELLASHGFRDIDVAAVEKTTRFETLDHWWAWAWSVAFRSSLERIPRDHVEDAQAEVAHALADARRDDGSYETVTGVLSSARCASTRPQSSYTSAARTRRATARIRRPRRGACTTTTSSAWSPAAVVDVGVVAGADQGGVVDVDGAAVGPPGEVVRFGVLRWRVAPVDHTAAVAGDQCPTQRWWGEALVPAVVQDLPVVPEHREGGVGLARGLQQFVDGDGFTVVQPRHA; from the coding sequence GTGGGCCCGACCGGCAGCGTCGACGGTGTCGACCTCGCACCGGCCATGGTCGCGCTGACGTCCGCGGACATCGAGAAGCGTGGCGTCGCGAACGCACGGGTCCGCGTCGGCGACGCGGCGGCGCCCGACTTCGCACCCGGCGGCTTCGACGCCGTGCTCGGCGGCTTCATGATGTTCCTGCTGCCCGATCCCGCTGCGGCGCTCGACGCGTACGCCTCCCTGCTGGTGCGCGGCGGACGTCTCGCGTTCAGCACCTACGGACAGCGTGACCAGCACGACGCCGCACGCGCGATCCTGCGGCGGTGGGCCGGTGACCCGCCTCCCGCGCGGGTCAAGGACGTCTTCGACGACCCGGATGCCATCGCCGAGCTGCTGGCGTCGCACGGCTTCCGCGACATCGACGTCGCCGCGGTCGAGAAGACGACCAGATTCGAGACCCTCGACCACTGGTGGGCGTGGGCCTGGTCGGTGGCGTTCCGCTCCTCACTGGAGAGGATCCCGCGTGACCACGTCGAGGACGCACAGGCGGAGGTCGCACACGCCCTCGCCGACGCGCGCCGCGACGACGGGTCGTACGAGACAGTGACGGGAGTCCTCTCGTCGGCCCGGTGCGCGAGCACGCGACCGCAGTCGTCGTACACCTCCGCCGCCCGCACCCGCCGCGCCACGGCGAGGATCCGGCGTCCCCGCCGTGGAGCCTGCACGACCACGACCTCCTCGGCCTGGTCCCCCGCCGCCGTCGTGGATGTCGGTGTGGTGGCGGGTGCAGACCAGGGCGGTGTTGTCGATGTCGATGGGGCCGCCGTGGGACCACCAGGTGAGGTGGTGCGCTTCGGTGTACTGCGGTGGCGCGTCGCACCCGTGGACCACACAGCCGCCGTCGCGGGCGACCAGTGCCCGACGCAGCGCTGGTGGGGCGAGGCGCTTGTTCCGGCCGTAGTGCAGGACCTCCCCGTGGTGCCCGAACACCGCGAGGGCGGCGTCGGCCTGGCACGCGGTCTTCAGCAGTTCGTAGACGGAGACGGGTTCACCGTTGTTCAACCACGCCACGCCTGA